A single region of the Buchnera aphidicola (Formosaphis micheliae) genome encodes:
- the cysS gene encoding cysteine--tRNA ligase: MLKIFNSLTKKKENFKPVFLNHVNMYVCGVTVYDLCHIGHGRTFIIFDLIARYLRYCGYTVTYVRNITDIDDKIINVSYKKHKCMNFFVNSMINEMHKDFTELNILPPDKEPRVTNYIPVIIQMITELLNSNHAYISKEGNVFFSVDSDINYGVLSGQFLKYLRSGKRICNKGIIKKNKLDFVLWKVSKKNEPYWCSPWGKGRPGWHIECSAMSRYLLGKTLDIHGGGSDLLFPHHENEISQSTCVNKSIYANYWIHSGMVIIKNKKMSKSLGNVFFLRDILNKYDSEIIRYYLLSTHYRQPLLYSEEVLKQSSISLIRLYRALYSTNYKDTLFRHSIFELEFRNAMNDDFNVPLVFSILSNLAKKINVLKIQKDSIEVNKLASVLYFLGNQLGLLYKNPHDFFKKQTKFQKIDITTIEKMLYIRNNARKLKNWTQADNIRKYLFSLDIILEDNQNDTFWYSIKK, from the coding sequence ATGTTAAAAATTTTTAATTCTTTAACTAAAAAAAAGGAAAATTTTAAACCAGTTTTTTTGAATCATGTTAATATGTATGTTTGTGGAGTAACTGTATATGACTTATGTCATATTGGGCATGGAAGAACGTTTATTATATTTGATTTAATTGCGCGTTATTTAAGATATTGTGGATATACAGTTACATATGTACGTAATATTACTGATATTGATGATAAAATAATTAATGTTTCTTATAAGAAACATAAATGTATGAATTTTTTTGTTAATAGTATGATTAATGAAATGCATAAAGATTTTACAGAACTTAATATATTACCACCAGATAAAGAACCGAGAGTAACTAATTATATACCAGTTATTATTCAAATGATTACTGAATTATTAAATTCTAATCATGCTTATATATCAAAAGAAGGAAATGTATTTTTTTCTGTTGATAGTGATATTAATTATGGTGTATTATCTGGACAATTTTTGAAATATTTAAGATCTGGTAAACGTATATGTAATAAAGGGATTATCAAAAAAAATAAATTAGATTTTGTATTATGGAAAGTATCTAAAAAAAATGAACCGTATTGGTGTTCTCCTTGGGGGAAAGGTCGTCCTGGATGGCATATAGAATGTTCTGCTATGAGCAGGTATCTATTAGGTAAAACGTTAGATATTCATGGTGGTGGATCAGATTTATTATTTCCTCATCATGAAAATGAAATATCTCAGTCTACTTGTGTTAATAAAAGTATTTATGCTAATTATTGGATACATTCAGGGATGGTAATTATAAAAAATAAAAAAATGTCTAAATCATTGGGAAATGTTTTTTTTTTAAGAGATATATTGAATAAGTATGATTCTGAAATTATTCGTTACTATTTATTATCTACACATTATAGACAACCTTTATTATATTCTGAAGAAGTTTTAAAACAATCTAGTATATCGTTAATAAGATTATATAGAGCTTTATATTCTACAAATTATAAAGATACATTGTTTCGTCATTCTATATTTGAGTTAGAATTTAGGAATGCTATGAATGATGATTTTAATGTTCCGTTGGTATTTTCCATATTATCTAATTTAGCAAAAAAAATTAATGTTTTAAAAATACAAAAAGATAGTATAGAAGTAAATAAATTAGCATCAGTTTTGTATTTTTTAGGAAATCAGTTAGGTTTATTATATAAAAATCCACATGATTTTTTTAAAAAACAGACTAAATTTCAAAAAATAGACATTACAACAATAGAAAAAATGTTATATATAAGGAATAATGCTAGAAAATTGAAAAATTGGACTCAAGCAGATAATATTCGTAAATATTTATTTAGTTTAGATATCATATTAGAAGATAATCAAAATGATACGTTTTGGTATAGTATTAAAAAATAA
- the ybeD gene encoding DUF493 family protein YbeD: MKTKLEKMLKFPCSFTYKVIGLAQPELVDKIVKVIQLRLPGDYAPNIKSSNKGNYLSISITVFAKNFSEIEILYHELSKINLVRMVL, translated from the coding sequence ATGAAAACGAAATTAGAAAAAATGTTAAAATTTCCTTGCTCCTTTACTTATAAAGTAATAGGATTAGCTCAACCAGAGTTAGTAGATAAAATCGTTAAAGTAATTCAATTAAGACTACCAGGAGATTATGCCCCTAATATTAAATCAAGCAATAAAGGTAATTATTTATCTATTTCTATTACAGTATTCGCTAAAAATTTTTCTGAAATAGAAATTTTATACCATGAATTAAGTAAAATTAATTTAGTAAGAATGGTGTTATAA
- the cspE gene encoding transcription antiterminator/RNA stability regulator CspE, protein MSKIKGNVKWFNESKGFGFITPEDGSKDVFVHFSAIQSNGFKTLTEGQSVEFEITEGAKGPSAANVVSL, encoded by the coding sequence ATGTCGAAGATTAAAGGTAATGTAAAGTGGTTTAATGAGTCTAAAGGATTTGGTTTTATAACACCTGAAGATGGAAGTAAAGATGTATTTGTTCATTTTTCAGCAATTCAAAGTAATGGATTTAAAACGTTAACAGAAGGTCAAAGTGTTGAATTTGAAATTACTGAAGGAGCTAAAGGACCTTCTGCTGCTAATGTAGTTAGCTTATAA
- a CDS encoding DUF494 family protein, with translation MFDVLIYLFETYIHSAIEVFIDHDRLANDLFDIGFQKKDIYNALIWLKKLADYQIKSVFSVSVLSNPLPIRIYTEEELQRLNVDCQGFLLFLEHLQVLNIETREIVIERIMALEIQKINIEELKWVVLMVLFNIPSCEDAYNKLEHLLFNVSNSSILH, from the coding sequence ATGTTTGACGTATTAATATATTTATTTGAAACGTATATTCATAGTGCTATAGAGGTTTTTATTGATCATGATAGATTAGCAAATGATTTATTTGATATTGGATTTCAAAAAAAAGATATTTATAATGCGTTAATTTGGTTAAAAAAATTAGCTGATTATCAAATTAAATCAGTGTTTTCGGTATCTGTATTATCTAATCCATTACCAATAAGAATTTATACTGAAGAAGAATTGCAACGATTGAATGTTGATTGTCAAGGTTTTTTGTTATTTTTAGAACATTTACAAGTATTAAATATAGAAACAAGAGAAATTGTTATAGAACGTATAATGGCGCTTGAAATACAAAAAATTAATATAGAAGAACTGAAGTGGGTAGTATTAATGGTATTATTTAATATACCTAGTTGTGAAGATGCTTATAATAAATTAGAACACTTATTATTTAACGTCAGTAATTCGTCTATATTACATTAA
- the def gene encoding peptide deformylase: MTILKILKYPNVKLRKIAKPVKKINKKIQNIVNDMFDTMYHEDGIGLAATQIDIPLQIIVISKITEKNNPLVLINPKIINQYGEKKVEEGCLSLPKQYAIINRYEFIKIQYLDYYGTHNIIETNSLLSICIQHEMDHLIGKLFIDYLSTLKKNIIIKKIKKMAKKNELLSRKYI, from the coding sequence ATGACTATTTTAAAAATACTAAAATATCCCAATGTAAAATTAAGAAAAATCGCAAAACCAGTAAAAAAAATAAATAAAAAAATTCAAAATATAGTAAACGATATGTTTGACACAATGTACCATGAAGATGGAATTGGTTTGGCAGCAACTCAAATTGATATTCCATTACAAATAATTGTAATCAGTAAAATTACTGAAAAAAATAATCCTTTAGTCCTAATAAATCCAAAAATTATAAATCAATACGGAGAAAAAAAAGTAGAAGAAGGTTGTTTATCTTTACCAAAACAATATGCAATTATAAATCGATATGAATTTATTAAAATACAATATTTAGATTATTACGGAACCCATAATATAATCGAAACAAATTCTCTTTTATCTATATGTATTCAACATGAAATGGATCATCTTATTGGAAAATTGTTTATTGATTATCTATCTACACTTAAAAAAAACATCATTATAAAAAAAATCAAAAAAATGGCTAAAAAAAATGAATTACTATCTAGAAAATACATATAA
- the fmt gene encoding methionyl-tRNA formyltransferase, translating to MNYYLENTYNKINSSLKIIFAGTPNFAAQHLHALLSLNYNVIAILTQPDRPSNRGQKINSSPVKIIAKNYSIPILQPTLLDSTKIINQLNQFQADIMLVIAYGLIIPEKILNLFPLGCINVHASLLPRWRGPAPIQWTIINGDKETGISIIKMNKGIDTGDILYAMNCTVSSNDTYTSLEKKLILIGIKAILIVLNRYNKEKNILIKQNNINSTYASKINKKQAKLDWYCPAKKLERLVRAFQPWPIAFFSIKDILIKVWNANVIHHNINTKKKIGEIISADRKGLQINTIQGILNITKIQIPNKKIMTVQEFLNSKKNSLLFDTT from the coding sequence ATGAATTACTATCTAGAAAATACATATAATAAAATAAATTCATCACTTAAAATTATTTTTGCTGGTACACCTAACTTTGCAGCACAACATTTACATGCTTTATTATCTTTAAACTACAATGTCATTGCTATATTAACTCAACCAGATCGCCCTTCTAACAGAGGTCAAAAAATTAATTCATCTCCAGTTAAAATAATTGCTAAAAATTATTCTATCCCTATACTACAACCTACTTTACTAGATTCCACTAAAATAATAAATCAATTAAATCAATTTCAAGCTGATATTATGTTAGTTATAGCTTACGGACTTATTATACCAGAAAAAATTTTAAATTTATTTCCATTAGGTTGTATCAATGTACATGCCTCTTTGCTTCCTCGTTGGAGAGGTCCAGCTCCAATTCAATGGACAATTATAAATGGAGATAAAGAAACTGGAATTAGCATAATTAAAATGAATAAAGGTATCGATACAGGAGACATTTTATATGCTATGAATTGTACTGTCTCATCTAATGATACTTATACAAGCTTAGAAAAAAAACTAATATTAATTGGAATAAAAGCAATATTAATTGTATTAAATAGATATAATAAAGAAAAAAATATACTTATTAAACAAAATAATATAAATAGTACCTATGCTTCCAAAATAAACAAAAAACAAGCAAAACTCGACTGGTATTGCCCTGCAAAAAAATTAGAACGATTAGTTAGAGCATTCCAACCTTGGCCAATAGCTTTTTTTTCTATTAAAGATATTTTAATTAAAGTTTGGAATGCAAATGTGATACATCATAATATAAATACAAAAAAAAAAATTGGAGAAATTATATCTGCTGACAGAAAAGGATTACAAATTAATACTATACAAGGTATACTAAATATAACAAAAATACAAATACCAAACAAAAAAATAATGACTGTTCAAGAATTTTTAAATTCTAAAAAAAATAGTTTATTATTCGATACAACTTAA
- the rplQ gene encoding 50S ribosomal protein L17 translates to MRHRKIGRRLNRNSDHTKLMFKNMICTLLRYELIKTTVAKAKELRRIVEPFVTRAKIDNVGNRRLIFSKIRNNEIVSKLFTDIAPYFINRSGGYIRILRCGFRKGDNAPLAYMQFVDRLKNNVLKIEKK, encoded by the coding sequence ATGCGTCATAGAAAAATTGGTCGTCGATTAAATAGAAATTCAGATCATACTAAATTAATGTTTAAGAATATGATTTGTACATTATTACGTTATGAATTAATTAAAACAACTGTTGCTAAAGCAAAAGAATTACGTCGTATAGTAGAACCTTTTGTTACTAGAGCTAAAATAGATAATGTTGGTAATCGTAGATTAATTTTTTCTAAAATTAGAAATAATGAGATAGTCTCAAAATTATTTACAGATATTGCGCCTTACTTTATTAATCGTTCTGGTGGTTATATTAGAATTTTAAGATGTGGTTTTAGAAAAGGAGATAATGCTCCTCTTGCTTATATGCAATTTGTTGATAGATTGAAAAATAATGTGTTAAAAATAGAAAAAAAGTAA
- a CDS encoding DNA-directed RNA polymerase subunit alpha — protein sequence MQSSVMNFLKPRLVNVQQISSTHVKIVLEPLERGFGHTLGNALRRILLSSMPGCAVTEVEIDGILHEYSTKEGVQEDILEILLNLKGLAIKLFDKDQVILNLHKSGIGPVMASDIIHTSDVEIVNSEHVICNLTDETAVISMRITVQRGRGYVPAINRISLEDNNRFIGKLFLDACYSPIDRIVYNVEAARVEQRTDLDKLIIEMETNGTIDPEEAIRRAATILSEQLEAFVDLSDTNKELVLKEEKPKFEPILLRPVDDLELTVRSANCLKAENLHFIGDLVQKTEVELLKTPNLGKKSLTEIKDVLAARDLSLGMRLENWPPDNILDD from the coding sequence ATGCAGAGTTCTGTAATGAATTTTTTAAAACCGCGTCTAGTTAATGTTCAACAAATTAGTTCTACTCATGTAAAGATAGTTTTAGAACCATTAGAACGTGGATTTGGTCATACTTTGGGAAATGCATTACGTAGAATATTACTGTCTTCTATGCCTGGATGCGCGGTAACAGAAGTAGAGATTGATGGTATTTTACATGAATATAGTACAAAAGAAGGAGTTCAAGAAGATATCTTAGAGATTTTATTAAATTTAAAAGGTTTAGCAATTAAGTTATTTGATAAAGATCAAGTAATATTAAATTTACATAAATCTGGGATAGGTCCAGTGATGGCATCAGATATTATTCATACTTCCGATGTTGAAATAGTAAATTCTGAACATGTTATTTGTAATTTAACTGATGAGACAGCTGTTATTAGTATGCGAATTACAGTACAACGTGGACGAGGATATGTACCAGCAATAAATAGAATATCTTTAGAAGATAATAATCGTTTTATTGGTAAGTTATTTTTAGATGCTTGTTATAGTCCTATTGATAGAATTGTATATAATGTTGAAGCTGCTCGTGTAGAACAGAGAACTGATTTAGATAAATTAATTATTGAAATGGAGACTAATGGTACTATTGATCCAGAGGAAGCTATTCGACGTGCTGCTACTATTTTGTCAGAACAGTTAGAAGCGTTTGTTGATTTAAGTGATACAAATAAGGAACTAGTATTAAAAGAAGAAAAACCTAAATTTGAACCAATTTTGTTACGTCCAGTTGATGATTTAGAATTAACTGTTCGTTCAGCAAATTGTTTGAAAGCTGAAAATCTTCATTTTATTGGTGATTTAGTACAAAAAACAGAAGTTGAATTATTAAAAACGCCTAATTTAGGTAAAAAATCTTTAACTGAAATTAAAGATGTTTTAGCAGCTAGAGATCTATCTTTAGGTATGCGTTTAGAAAATTGGCCTCCAGACAATATTTTAGATGATTAA
- the rpsD gene encoding 30S ribosomal protein S4, whose amino-acid sequence MSKYLGPKLKLCRREGSDLFLKSGVRAIETKCKIEQLPGQHGNRKPRLSDYGIQLREKQKVRRLYGILERQFRNYYTLAMRMKGNTGENLLRLLENRLDNVVYRMGFGSTRSEARQLINHKSILVNDKVVNIPSYQLSSNDRINVREKCKNQSRIKAALDLSGQREKSRWLEVNSDKMEGIFKSYPERDDLSAEINEHLIVELYSK is encoded by the coding sequence ATGTCCAAATATTTAGGACCTAAATTAAAATTATGTCGTCGTGAGGGTAGTGATTTATTTTTAAAATCAGGTGTACGTGCTATTGAGACAAAATGTAAGATAGAACAATTGCCAGGTCAACATGGAAATCGTAAACCTCGATTGTCTGATTATGGAATTCAATTAAGAGAAAAACAAAAGGTTCGTCGTTTATATGGTATATTAGAACGTCAATTTAGGAATTATTATACATTAGCTATGCGTATGAAAGGTAATACAGGTGAGAATTTATTACGATTATTAGAGAATAGATTAGATAATGTTGTTTATAGAATGGGTTTTGGTTCCACGCGATCTGAAGCTCGTCAGTTAATTAATCATAAATCTATTTTGGTAAATGATAAAGTTGTTAATATTCCTTCTTATCAATTGTCATCTAATGATCGAATTAATGTTCGAGAAAAATGCAAAAATCAATCTCGTATTAAAGCTGCATTGGATTTATCTGGACAAAGGGAAAAATCACGTTGGTTAGAAGTTAATAGTGATAAAATGGAAGGAATATTTAAGAGTTATCCAGAACGAGATGATTTATCTGCAGAAATTAATGAACATTTGATAGTCGAACTTTATTCTAAATAA
- the rpsK gene encoding 30S ribosomal protein S11, with product MLKNSIRSKKRIKKQVLDGVAHIHASFNNTIVTITDRLGNVLGWATSGGSGFRGSRKSTPFAAQVAAERCSEKVKEYGIKNLEVMVKGPGPGRESTIRALNSAGFRITNITDITPIPHNGCRSPKKRRV from the coding sequence ATGTTAAAGAATTCAATTCGTTCTAAGAAACGTATTAAAAAACAGGTATTAGATGGGGTCGCTCATATTCATGCTTCATTTAATAATACTATAGTGACAATTACAGATAGGCTCGGAAATGTTTTAGGTTGGGCTACATCTGGAGGTTCAGGTTTTAGAGGATCGAGAAAATCTACTCCATTTGCAGCTCAAGTTGCTGCTGAACGTTGTTCTGAAAAAGTTAAAGAATATGGAATAAAAAATTTAGAAGTTATGGTAAAAGGACCAGGTCCTGGAAGAGAGTCAACTATTAGAGCTTTGAATTCTGCTGGTTTTCGTATTACGAATATTACTGATATTACTCCTATACCTCATAATGGTTGTCGTTCTCCAAAAAAACGTCGAGTATAA
- the rpsM gene encoding 30S ribosomal protein S13, with the protein MARIAGINIPDHKHVVIALLMIYGIGKTRSKLICSITNIKENVKVKNLNELEIELIRNQVSKYIVEGDLRRETTLNIKRLMDLGCYRGIRHRKGLPVRGQRTKTNARTRKGPRKAIKK; encoded by the coding sequence GTGGCTCGTATTGCAGGCATTAATATTCCTGATCATAAACATGTTGTTATTGCATTATTAATGATATACGGTATTGGAAAAACTCGTTCTAAATTAATATGTTCTATTACTAATATAAAAGAAAACGTTAAAGTAAAAAATTTAAATGAATTAGAAATAGAATTAATACGTAATCAAGTTAGTAAATATATAGTTGAAGGTGATTTACGGAGAGAAACTACTTTAAATATAAAAAGATTAATGGATTTAGGATGTTATAGAGGTATACGACATCGAAAAGGTTTACCTGTAAGAGGTCAAAGAACTAAAACAAATGCTCGTACTAGAAAAGGTCCGCGTAAGGCGATAAAAAAATAA
- the rpmJ gene encoding 50S ribosomal protein L36, producing the protein MKVRTSVKRLCRNCKIVKRNNVVRVICSNELKHKQRQG; encoded by the coding sequence ATGAAAGTAAGAACTTCAGTTAAAAGGTTATGTCGTAATTGTAAAATTGTTAAAAGAAATAATGTTGTTCGGGTAATTTGTTCAAATGAATTAAAACATAAACAGCGTCAAGGTTAA
- the secY gene encoding preprotein translocase subunit SecY → MVKKIGSKFKNYSSGLTELKNKVFFVVIALIIFRIGSFIPIPGINLLVLSKLLEHQAGTTIVEMFNIFSGGALSRASIFSLGIMPYISASIIIQLLTFICPKLMEIKKEGEYGRRVINQYIRCCTLFLSIIQSIFLAIGLPSLPGLHFLIINPSFIFYFFAVVSLVTGTMFLMWLGEFITEQGLGNGISIIIFSGLVAGLPISISRTLEYVRLNHYNFLFILLVIFFILSLIYLIIFIESSQRKIHVNYAQRQQRKRIYMSQSSYLPLKINMSGVMPSIFASSVVLFFVTILTWFGRDSKWNVFKKVIEYLQPGTFLYILIYACAIIFFCFFYTNLVFNSRETAENLKKTGAFILGIRPGEKTSKYINTIMLRLTLIGSLYITFICLIPELMKITMHIPFHFGGTSLLIVVIVVMDFISHIQTLIMSMQYESLLKKSKLSMKDIHR, encoded by the coding sequence GTCAAAAAAATAGGATCAAAATTTAAGAATTATTCTAGTGGATTAACTGAATTAAAAAATAAAGTTTTTTTTGTTGTTATAGCATTGATTATTTTTCGTATTGGATCTTTTATTCCGATTCCAGGAATTAATTTATTAGTATTATCTAAATTACTGGAACATCAAGCAGGTACTACAATTGTTGAAATGTTTAATATTTTTTCTGGAGGAGCTCTAAGTCGAGCATCTATTTTTTCATTAGGAATTATGCCATATATTTCAGCATCAATTATTATTCAGTTATTAACATTTATTTGTCCGAAGTTAATGGAAATTAAAAAAGAAGGGGAATATGGAAGACGTGTTATAAACCAATACATTAGATGTTGTACTTTGTTTTTATCAATAATACAATCTATTTTTTTAGCTATTGGGTTACCTTCTTTACCTGGATTACATTTTTTAATTATTAATCCTAGTTTTATATTTTATTTTTTTGCAGTTGTTAGTTTAGTAACTGGTACAATGTTTTTAATGTGGTTAGGTGAATTTATTACTGAACAGGGTTTAGGAAATGGTATTTCTATTATTATTTTTTCAGGTCTAGTAGCAGGGTTACCTATTTCTATTAGTCGTACATTGGAATATGTAAGATTAAATCATTATAATTTTTTATTTATTTTATTGGTAATTTTTTTTATTCTTTCGTTGATTTATTTGATAATTTTTATTGAAAGTAGTCAAAGAAAAATTCATGTAAATTATGCTCAACGTCAGCAAAGAAAAAGAATATATATGTCTCAAAGTAGTTATCTTCCGTTAAAAATAAACATGTCAGGTGTAATGCCTTCTATATTTGCATCTAGTGTAGTGTTATTCTTTGTAACTATTTTAACTTGGTTTGGAAGGGATAGTAAATGGAATGTATTTAAAAAAGTAATAGAGTATTTACAGCCTGGTACATTTTTATACATTTTAATTTATGCTTGTGCAATTATTTTTTTCTGTTTTTTTTATACTAATTTAGTTTTTAATTCGAGAGAAACGGCAGAAAACTTAAAGAAAACAGGTGCTTTTATTCTTGGTATTAGACCAGGAGAAAAAACATCTAAGTATATTAATACGATTATGCTACGTTTAACGTTAATTGGATCTTTGTACATTACTTTTATTTGTTTGATTCCAGAATTAATGAAGATTACTATGCATATACCATTTCATTTTGGAGGTACGTCTTTATTAATTGTCGTAATAGTTGTTATGGATTTTATATCTCATATACAAACACTAATAATGTCTATGCAATATGAATCTTTATTAAAGAAATCTAAATTAAGTATGAAAGATATTCATAGATAA